A stretch of the uncultured Bacteroides sp. genome encodes the following:
- the rbfA gene encoding 30S ribosome-binding factor RbfA: METTRQNKIARLLQKELSEIFLLQAKAMKGLLVSVSAVRISPDMSIARVYLSIFPSDKGEELIKNVNSNMKSIRFELGTRVRHQLRIIPELKFFVDDSLDYIEKIDSLLK, translated from the coding sequence ATGGAAACTACCAGACAAAATAAGATAGCACGTTTACTTCAAAAAGAGCTGAGCGAGATTTTTTTGTTGCAGGCAAAAGCAATGAAGGGCCTACTAGTCTCGGTCAGTGCAGTAAGAATTAGCCCGGACATGAGTATTGCCCGTGTTTATCTGAGTATTTTTCCTTCTGACAAAGGGGAAGAATTAATTAAGAACGTAAATAGTAACATGAAGTCTATTCGTTTTGAATTAGGTACTCGTGTACGTCATCAGTTAAGAATTATTCCCGAACTGAAATTCTTTGTTGATGATTCGCTTGATTATATTGAAAAGATAGACTCTTTGTTGAAATAA
- the pyk gene encoding pyruvate kinase has product MKKHTKIVASISDRRCDVDFISKLYDAGMNVVRMNTAHAGAEGLEQIINNVRAVSNKIAILIDTKGPEVRTTACAEPIHFIVGERVRVIGNPDVETTHDCIAVSYPNFVRDLSEGGEILVDDGDLDLHVVKKYDDYLEVEVMNETTLGSRKSVNVPGVRINLPSLTEKDRKNILYAIEKDIDFIAHSFVRNKQDVLDIQEILDKHNSNIKIIAKIENQEGVDNIDEILEVAYGVMVARGDLGIEVPQEKIPGIQRFLIRKCVLAKKPVIVATQMLHTMINNPRPTRAEVTDIANAIYYRTDALMLSGETAYGKYPVEAVKTMAAIAEEAEKDKLEENDIRIPLSSDSIDVTAFLAKQAVKATAKLKIRAIITDSYSGRTARNLAAFRGKYPILAMCYREKTMRHLALSYGVLPIYLEEKANAQAYFFAALDLLMKEGRVNEDDMVAYLSGSYGEGGGTTFLEINKVNDILKNSDKYLLPSFVE; this is encoded by the coding sequence ATGAAAAAACATACAAAGATTGTAGCATCTATTTCGGATAGACGTTGTGATGTTGATTTTATAAGTAAGTTGTATGATGCGGGCATGAATGTTGTTCGTATGAACACGGCTCATGCTGGGGCAGAAGGTCTTGAACAGATTATAAATAATGTAAGAGCGGTTTCTAATAAGATTGCAATCCTTATAGATACAAAGGGCCCTGAAGTAAGGACAACTGCTTGTGCCGAACCTATCCACTTTATAGTTGGTGAAAGAGTTCGTGTAATAGGTAATCCAGATGTTGAAACGACTCATGATTGTATTGCTGTTTCGTATCCTAACTTTGTGCGTGACTTATCTGAAGGTGGAGAGATTCTTGTTGATGATGGGGATCTTGATCTTCACGTAGTTAAGAAGTATGATGATTATCTGGAAGTTGAAGTAATGAATGAAACCACTCTTGGAAGTCGTAAGAGTGTGAATGTTCCTGGTGTACGCATTAACTTACCTTCTTTGACTGAAAAGGATAGAAAAAACATTCTTTATGCCATTGAAAAGGATATTGATTTTATTGCGCATTCATTTGTTCGTAACAAACAGGACGTATTGGATATTCAGGAAATACTGGATAAGCACAATAGTAATATAAAGATCATTGCAAAAATAGAAAACCAAGAGGGAGTTGACAATATCGACGAAATTCTTGAGGTGGCTTATGGAGTGATGGTTGCCCGTGGTGATTTAGGTATTGAAGTTCCTCAGGAAAAAATACCGGGAATTCAACGTTTTCTAATTCGTAAGTGTGTACTGGCAAAAAAACCTGTAATTGTAGCCACTCAAATGCTTCACACGATGATTAATAATCCTCGTCCAACTCGTGCTGAGGTAACAGACATAGCAAACGCTATCTATTATCGTACAGATGCTTTGATGTTGAGTGGAGAAACAGCTTACGGTAAGTATCCTGTTGAAGCGGTGAAGACCATGGCTGCAATTGCTGAAGAGGCAGAAAAAGATAAGTTGGAAGAGAATGATATTCGTATACCTCTTTCTTCCGATAGTATAGATGTAACTGCTTTCCTTGCTAAACAAGCTGTGAAAGCAACAGCAAAACTGAAGATTCGTGCTATAATAACAGATAGTTATTCTGGTAGAACGGCAAGAAATCTGGCTGCTTTCCGTGGTAAATATCCAATTTTGGCTATGTGCTACAGAGAGAAAACAATGCGTCATCTGGCTCTTTCTTATGGAGTATTACCTATTTATCTGGAAGAAAAAGCAAATGCACAGGCTTACTTCTTTGCAGCTCTTGATTTGCTGATGAAAGAAGGAAGAGTGAATGAAGATGATATGGTTGCTTATCTTAGCGGTAGCTACGGTGAAGGCGGTGGTACAACATTCCTTGAAATCAATAAAGTAAATGATATTTTAAAGAATTCAGACAAGTATTTGTTGCCAAGCTTTGTTGAATAA
- a CDS encoding O-methyltransferase produces the protein MNAYDESLEQYILNHIDGEGDYLRALYRDTHVKLMRPRMASGHLQGRMLKMFVEMIRPKQILEIGTYSGYSAICLAEGLKEGGMLHTFEINDEQEDFTRPWLENSPVADRIKFYIGDALQLLPSMNITFDLAFVDGDKRKYIEYYEMVLPKLSDGGYLIADNTLWDGHVLEEPRNNDYQTIGIKKFNDYIALDKRVEKVILPLRDGLTIIRKK, from the coding sequence ATGAATGCCTACGACGAATCATTAGAGCAATACATTCTTAACCATATTGATGGCGAAGGTGATTATCTTCGTGCTCTTTATAGGGATACTCATGTGAAACTAATGAGGCCAAGAATGGCTTCAGGGCATTTGCAGGGTAGGATGCTGAAGATGTTTGTAGAGATGATTCGTCCCAAACAAATATTAGAAATCGGAACTTATAGCGGATATTCTGCAATTTGCCTGGCTGAAGGCTTGAAAGAAGGAGGGATGCTTCATACATTTGAGATAAATGATGAACAAGAGGATTTTACCCGCCCTTGGCTTGAAAATTCTCCGGTAGCAGATAGAATTAAGTTTTATATAGGTGATGCCTTGCAGCTTCTTCCTTCTATGAATATTACGTTTGATCTGGCTTTTGTTGATGGAGACAAGCGAAAATATATTGAATATTATGAGATGGTTCTTCCTAAATTATCTGATGGAGGATATCTCATAGCTGATAATACTTTATGGGATGGACATGTACTTGAAGAACCCCGCAATAATGATTATCAGACAATAGGCATAAAGAAGTTCAATGATTATATAGCTCTTGATAAGAGAGTAGAGAAAGTGATTTTACCATTGAGAGATGGATTAACGATTATTAGAAAAAAATAA
- the aroQ gene encoding type II 3-dehydroquinate dehydratase: protein MRIQIINGPNINLLGKREPSIYGAVSFEEYLLGLRDKYSNIEIQYYQSNVEGEMINKIHEVGFDFDGIILNAGAYTHTSIALQDAIRAITTPVIEVHISNVHTRESFRHVSMISSACVGVICGFGLDSYRLALEALLVEK, encoded by the coding sequence ATGAGAATACAAATTATTAATGGACCTAATATCAACTTATTAGGTAAGCGTGAACCTTCAATTTACGGTGCTGTTTCTTTCGAGGAATATCTGCTGGGATTACGTGATAAATATTCTAATATTGAGATTCAATATTATCAATCAAACGTAGAAGGAGAAATGATAAACAAAATTCACGAGGTGGGTTTTGACTTTGATGGAATCATTTTAAATGCAGGTGCATATACTCATACATCGATAGCGCTTCAGGATGCTATCAGGGCGATAACAACTCCTGTAATTGAAGTACATATATCCAATGTACATACCCGTGAGTCATTCCGTCATGTTTCAATGATATCTTCGGCTTGTGTAGGGGTAATTTGTGGCTTCGGGCTCGATTCTTATCGTTTAGCTTTAGAAGCATTGTTAGTAGAAAAATAA
- the xerD gene encoding site-specific tyrosine recombinase XerD translates to MKINEKRDNKDKNKLLIRKYQQYLLLEKSLSKNTLDAYMTDLDKLLSFLLLEGIDIFDVTLDNLQNFAAGLHDIGIHPRSQARIISGIKSFYRFLIIDDYIQSDPTELLDGPKIGFKLPDVLSVQEIDSIISTIDLDKKEGQRNRAILETLYSCGLRVSELTHLKLSELYFDEGFIKIEGKGSKQRLVPISPRAIKEINSYLTDRGTIEAKKDFEDFLFLSRRGTNLSRIMVFHIIKEQVNMTGIKKNVSPHTFRHSFATHLLEGGANLRAIQCMLGHESITTTEIYTHIDRNMLRSEIIEHHPRNIKFRENERNKAKEQEH, encoded by the coding sequence ATGAAAATCAACGAAAAAAGGGACAATAAGGACAAAAACAAACTGTTAATAAGAAAATATCAACAATATTTATTGCTAGAGAAGTCTCTGTCAAAGAATACTTTAGACGCTTACATGACAGATCTCGATAAACTTCTCAGCTTTTTATTACTGGAAGGAATAGATATTTTTGATGTTACATTAGACAACCTGCAGAATTTCGCTGCCGGACTGCATGACATAGGAATACATCCGCGTTCACAGGCACGAATTATTTCTGGAATTAAATCCTTCTATCGCTTCTTAATCATTGATGATTATATTCAATCTGACCCTACCGAACTACTTGATGGCCCTAAAATAGGGTTCAAATTACCGGATGTCCTCTCTGTTCAGGAAATCGACTCTATTATTTCAACGATAGATCTGGACAAAAAAGAAGGTCAGCGAAACAGAGCCATTTTAGAGACTCTATATAGTTGTGGATTACGCGTTTCAGAACTGACTCATCTTAAATTATCAGAGTTATATTTTGACGAAGGTTTTATTAAAATAGAAGGGAAAGGTAGTAAACAAAGACTTGTGCCTATTTCCCCCAGAGCAATTAAAGAAATAAATTCCTATCTGACAGATCGCGGAACCATTGAAGCAAAAAAAGATTTTGAAGATTTTCTTTTTCTAAGCAGAAGAGGTACAAATCTATCCCGGATTATGGTTTTTCATATTATTAAAGAGCAAGTTAATATGACCGGAATAAAAAAGAATGTTAGTCCACATACCTTTCGCCATTCATTTGCCACACATTTACTGGAAGGTGGAGCCAATCTCCGGGCTATCCAATGTATGCTTGGCCACGAGTCAATTACAACAACAGAAATATATACTCATATAGATAGAAATATGCTTAGAAGTGAAATTATTGAGCATCACCCACGCAACATAAAATTTCGCGAAAATGAGAGGAACAAAGCAAAAGAACAAGAACACTAA
- a CDS encoding FtsX-like permease family protein, with the protein MNFPIYIAKRYLFSKKSHNAINIISAISVCGVALATLALVCTLSVFNGFQDMVATFFTAFDPQIKITVAQGKTFDTNDSRIQQIRTMKDVRVFTETLEENAMVQYKGRQAMAVIKGVQDNFEQLNNIDSILYGNGRFVLHDSIVDYCVMGVELISKLSSGIQFVDPLQVYAPIRDAKVNMGNPASSFNVQYLYSPGVAFMVNQRKYDGSYVLTSLDFARKLFHYTTEASALELKLKPNADVDKVKSEIKQILGSSFVVKDRYEQQADVFKIMEIEKLISYLFLTFILMIACFNVVGSLSMLIIDKKNDVETLRNLGADDKLIARIFLFEGRMISMIGAVIGIVLGLTLCYIQQRYGIISLGETHGTFVVDAYPVSVRPLDVLIIFVTVLVVGFLSVWYPVRYLSKRLLLK; encoded by the coding sequence GTGAATTTTCCCATTTACATAGCAAAGCGTTACCTCTTTTCTAAAAAGTCGCACAACGCAATTAATATTATCTCCGCAATATCTGTTTGCGGAGTGGCTCTTGCCACGCTTGCTTTAGTCTGCACTCTCTCTGTGTTCAATGGCTTTCAGGACATGGTTGCTACCTTTTTTACAGCATTTGATCCTCAAATCAAGATTACTGTAGCTCAGGGAAAAACCTTTGATACGAATGACAGTCGCATTCAGCAGATACGTACAATGAAAGATGTCCGTGTATTTACCGAGACTCTCGAAGAAAATGCGATGGTGCAGTATAAAGGCCGTCAGGCTATGGCCGTGATAAAGGGGGTACAAGATAATTTTGAACAACTGAACAATATAGATAGTATCCTTTATGGTAATGGGAGGTTTGTTCTTCACGATTCAATTGTAGACTACTGTGTAATGGGTGTTGAGCTGATTTCTAAACTAAGTTCAGGCATTCAGTTTGTTGATCCCTTACAAGTGTATGCCCCTATTCGGGATGCCAAGGTAAATATGGGAAATCCCGCATCTTCTTTTAATGTGCAGTATCTTTATTCTCCAGGAGTAGCGTTTATGGTTAACCAACGGAAATACGATGGTTCATATGTTCTGACTTCTCTTGATTTTGCAAGAAAACTATTTCATTACACCACAGAAGCATCTGCTCTTGAGTTAAAGCTAAAGCCAAATGCTGATGTTGATAAAGTAAAAAGTGAGATAAAGCAAATACTTGGTAGCTCATTTGTGGTAAAAGACCGCTATGAGCAGCAGGCTGATGTTTTTAAAATTATGGAAATAGAGAAGTTGATCTCTTATCTCTTCCTTACTTTTATTCTTATGATTGCTTGTTTCAATGTTGTAGGATCTCTTTCAATGCTTATTATCGATAAGAAAAATGATGTTGAGACACTTCGCAATCTTGGAGCTGATGATAAGCTTATTGCAAGAATTTTCCTTTTTGAGGGTCGTATGATTTCCATGATAGGAGCTGTTATCGGAATCGTTCTGGGATTAACTCTTTGTTATATTCAGCAGAGATATGGAATTATTTCTTTAGGAGAAACGCATGGCACATTTGTGGTTGATGCTTATCCGGTGAGTGTTCGTCCTCTTGATGTATTAATAATATTTGTAACGGTACTGGTTGTTGGATTTTTATCAGTGTGGTATCCTGTTCGTTATTTAAGCAAACGATTGCTTTTAAAGTGA